Within the Salvia hispanica cultivar TCC Black 2014 chromosome 4, UniMelb_Shisp_WGS_1.0, whole genome shotgun sequence genome, the region TACCTCAACTGCAACATGCGGGAGTCTGCAAATTGGTCTTCTCATCATCTTGGTTAACTGTTTCTCTTTCAAATATGAAAGAGTTTCTACAGAGAATTTGTTATCAGTTTCACCTAGAGCCATCAAAGTGCTGGCAGCATTAGTCTCCTTTGCTTTCCGCTTTCTTTTTGTGGGACCCCAGTCTTCATCTTCACTGATTTGTTCACTTTCGGTAGGATTCTTTCCGAACATTTCCTAAAGGCAATGGAGCAAAATCTCATGCCTGACAATATGGTTTCCGGAATTCCTATATATTTATGGGaggtaaagaaaaaatatcaagatatTAAACTCATCTAAGTGTTTAATGGTTTGTTCTCCAAATAAAAAGGTGCTTAATGGCTGAATACAAACATATAGATTTCAAATGGCGAAAGATTCTTCTTATCTCCATAAACAAGCAAAGGAaatcattcaattattcaGATAAAAAACCCATCCCCTTCAAAGAATTTAGTGAATATAAAGACTTCCCCGATCATCGAGATTGCAGATTTTCAGAAGATTCTGGGGCTTTCAAGATTAAGTACATTAAGCAAGCACAGATCAATCATTATTCACCAAGAAGTATAGCTGTGTAGAGCAAATCTTGATCCCTTACATTGTATAACTCGATATAGTCGACAGCTGGTCTCTGTCTAGGATGGGATACAACTCCACCATTGTGTATCTCATCAGTGTCTGCTCCAATTGACTCTAGATTTTCATCAAAAGATCTATTGCTTCTCACTTCAAATCTCTCATCTTCATCCTCAAGCGAACCCAGGAAACTGGAACTATACTGAGAAGCATCAGATTTGGACGTAGACATATTGCCACTGCAGCTGCACTCATTTCTATCTGGATCATAGTCATCATCTGCAGAATCATCCGATGGCCATTCCTCTTCTTGGAACAACACAGAGTTTACACCATCAGGTAATTCAGCTTCTTCCTTGAAAACATCCTGTTACAATTCTAGATGCCAATGTATCAAATTATGGATGATGACATATCAATGCGACTGGTTACAAAACAGCCTACCTGCCAATTACTATCCAAGGGAAAATGAGTCCCAAGGTGCGCATTCGTTGCTTCCAGTATCTCTGTCTTTTTCTTACAGAATTTGCAAAACCACCCTTCGTCCCCTGGAGGAACTAGCAACATTGCTAACTTCATCACATGTAGTTTACAAAGTAAAACAGAATTTGGCATATGCTACTGTAAAGGTATGAATATTGATCAACAAGAAACAACAAAGATTAAGCTCACTATTTTCTGGTGACAATGGAGGATCCATGCACTTCTGGTGAAAAGCACAATTGCATGTCCCATGACAATGGATGATGCGATTATCTGGGAGTGCTTCACACAACTTACATTTGACACAGATTATctgagtattaaaaaataagaatgccATGAATCTAGTGAAGGAAAGATGTTATGTTTGTAGATATGTAGAGGAATTCCCCAATAGATTATTTACTTCCAAATATGACAAAGTCACTAATAGATTATGGTTTGGCAGTCAAGATATCAGTTGCCAAACATatgtcatttcatttcatatatcCCCCCAAATTacatgaagaaagaaaaggggGCTGACATGTTCATGGTGCATAGATCCATCAGGAGCAACCGCGGAATCATTAATACGCCCTTCCGAGCTTAGCAAATCCAATTGACGGATGGCTTCTCGTATCCCTAGTTTGCACTTGAATATCTGTTGTTTGGCTCTTTGTAGTTCTTTCTCTGGTTTAATCTTTTCTCGACTGGTGGGAAAAAAAGTCACTTCATGTAAGTAATTAGTAGCATGCAGTACATGCCTATGAAAGAATGAGATAAGAAATGTAGTTGAATGTAATTGATCCTGAACAAATGTAATACACAGCTGATTCTTCTCATGAAGGAAACCAATTTTACTTTCAAATCAATACAAAGAAAATGTTTAAGCTGTATGCTATCAGTTATCCATTCTTCATATTTCACCCAGACCTTCTCTACTTTAAAATTACTCCCTCAGACTAACATAGTACTTTGACAGCAGGGATGTACAGCAATACATAAACAAAATTGCATCTACAAGTAGGCagtttagattttaaaaatgggGCATGATATTATACCTCTGACCTTTCCAACCTTCTGTAGAGTATGCATCAATTAGATTCTGCTCCAGCTTCACTTTTATTAATAGGTATTTTGTCCTCCTTTGCAAGCGAGAAGCGTCATCGAGCTCCATGTTGttttttgtcttctttctccttctctttgGTTTTCGCGATATTCCATATTTATCATCTGCTTTATCACCCTCCTTTGAGCTAACATTAGTAGAATTATCTTTGAGAACACCCAAAGATGGTTGCTTCTTGGAGGTTATGGTCCTATTCACAACGGTTTTCTTGACAACCTTTCTCCTCTTCAAGCTCACATTTTCATCATCTTTTCCTGAGCTCTTGCCTTTACACCTAGATAAGGATGCAGCTTTGGTGCCGGATTTTATTTCCCAtgctttatttttagatttcgAAGCGTGAGGCCTGTATAGAGGTTTTAGTTCTCGTTTCAAGTTTTCTAAAGTTCTTTCATCATCTTCCAAATGCAGCTTCTTACGAGTTGCCCTTTTGGCCGCCCCAGGCATATTGAATATACAATATGAAGTGTCAGCATCAAAACTGAGAATTCATACAAGGAAAAACAGACATGGATAAGATCAATAGAAACTAATAAACTTCAGTATCAGGAAacatttttacaataaatatcTAGGCATAAATACCATTAGCTCCCCAAACTTCAACCAAACAAATCCCAATTCAGTAGCTACGATCACTTGAATAATGACCTACTCTGAATCAACAATCAAATTCCAAACATTTGATCAGCTAcatggaattcaaatttaactCACAGAACCATAAATCCCCCGACAAAAAATTAATCCAGATTTCCAACCAAAATGctaaagataataaatattcatgttGAGTCAAACGAGCAGAACAGGAAAGAATTGATCACCTCAGAAAAAAACAGAGAATGGAGAAGCGATCGGAACCTCATGAATCAGACGGATAGTGGATAACTAGGAGAGAGGAAGAATCTTAAATCATGAGTAGAATTGATGAAGTAATTGAATCGATAGACAGTAGGGAAGttgaattcaaatatttgaacATAGTTGAATCTGGTGCGGCGGAGCAACTCGCCGGCGCTATTGTCGTTCACGGCCAGCCAACTGAATCATGTTAATTAATGGCATTACTTTATTTGTACcttgttaaataaaataaagaaatgttTGTTAATTAAGAACCGAatcacaaatattttaatggatAGATACTTTTTGGATTAATGAAGAACTTGATTTATGACAATTTCCTACATGCATTTTGATAGGAATTTGGGGTTTCCAAACTTTAAGCTTAACCTCTTCACATTAGGTATCATGGAATTGATCTTGATTAAAACagtttattaaatatttccaCCAATAAATATCAATTGGCAACTTTATATTGGATGTGAGTGTACACGCATCAAAAGACTAATTATTGACTTTATTTCCCACCAGATCCACAAATGATTAGTTTTGAGGTTTTACTAAGGAATGCATGATTCTAAtcaaaattatgtttatttattgattttgctaaaataatgtacgccaataatgttattttaaattgatgtgtgatttgatatgttttggttataaatttttaagcaaggtttaattagtactcctacatcaaaacaaatttatttaggaGGGAACAAGTGGTGGCATATTCGGAAGAGAGAAATTGGTTAGGCCAACTTTGGTAAGAGAGAGAATCTAGATTTGAATCTATTTTGGTCATTATTGAAATGAGTTTACGCAAAAATAGAGAGGAAGAATTTGTCAAAGTtgattttgtttgtgtgtttcTGGGATCTGTGACATGTTTGTTGTGATGAAGAATGATATGAGATGGAAAGCTTTAGAAAAGCCTATGGAGCACTAAAGGACTCCACCAAAGTTGGTCTAGCCAGTCTCAATAGTGACTTTAAGGTACTCAACATATTTCATTGGATTTATTCAACCAATTTTCCTCTCAAAATTTGTATATGTTTCAAGGTGTTGGATGTTGCAATTGTCAAGGCTACCAACCACGTTGAATGCCCCCCAAAGGAAAGACATGTCGTAAGTAAGTGCATTCATTCAATCTCTTTTTTAATGCCTTTTTCCATGTTTATTTGCTACTTGATTTTCTCACGTTAGTTTTCTTGTGCTATGCAGAGATACTTGCAGCAATATCAGCAAACCGCCCACGGGCCGATGTAGGCTATTGCATCCATGCGCTATGCCGAAGATTGTCCAAGACGCGCAACTGGATCGTATGCTCTTTCGACTTTTATTCTTTCAACTGcaaatttcatttgatttcATTATAATCAAGTTGTAGGTTTATTATGCAAAGGCTAATTATGAAGTCTATACAATATTGATGATTGAGCTCATTTCAGGTTGCAATAAAGACTTTGATAGTTGTTCATAGGACTCTTAGAGAAGGGGATCCTGCATTCAAAGAAGAATTAGTACGTTACTCGCAAAGAggaaaattatttcaattatataatttcaaggATGATACAAGTACTTTAGGTAAGAAGTATACATATCTTCATGATCACACtagttttcatatttcatcATAAAGAAAATCTTGTACTCAATGATACATTGTCAATACTTATCTAGTTCTGATGTAGCTTGGGACTGCTCTGCTTGGGTCCGTACATTTTCACTCTATCTAGAGGAAAGAGTCGAGTGCTTTAAGACCCTGCAGTATGATTTGGAGGGCGATAGAGGATCAAAACCCGGTCCTCAAACATCCAAGGCATGCCTAGTGTTTCTCCTGAAATTGTGctcaattatataataaaaaaaagctaTGAATTACAGTGGTTTTTGTTGCACCAGATGAACAGTAAGACACGATTTTTGAATGGTGAACAATTGTTAGAACATTTACCTTCGTTGCAACAGCTTCTCTACCGTCTGATCTGTTGCCAGGTTAGCCAACATTGTTTGTCATGTAACTAACTAATGGTTGTTCTGTTTATGTTCCCTCGATAGACTATCTGACTTTCGCGAATACTTTGCAGCCTGAAGGATTAGCCTGTCATAACTATCTAGTACAGTATGCTTTGGCCCTGGTATGCAAAAGAGCAATTCCAATTTTACCTACGAATCGTGCATATTTAACACGAACGAGTGGGATTTTCTGTAATGTAGGTCTTGAAAGAGAGCTTCAGAATTTATTGTTCCATCAATGATGGGATCATCAATCTTGTAGATTTGGTAtgtgatattttatgataCTGTGAAATATTTGTTCcttaaacatatttatagtCAGCAAGATTTCTCTTTCTATTCTTGCAGTTTTTTGACATGCCCAAGCATGACGCTGTTCGGGCTCTTGATATATACAGAAGGGCGGGAAAACAGGTTCGTATCTTCACTTGTATATTCACATGGGGATCCACCAAGAAATATAGACTAATGAACTGCCATAGAACACTTGATAACTGATGTTCGTGctcttttttgttgttgatccATGGTTCGTTTAGGCAGCACATCTTGCTGATTTTTATGGCTTCTGCAGAACGCTAGATCTTGCTCGAACCTTTCATTTCCCTACGCTGAAACAGGTTTCCACCTTATTTTTTCATTGTGGAGTATTCATCAGTGATCTCCTTGTCAATATTTCGGTAACATGAACATAATTTTTATGTGCATGCCTCAGCCTCCCCCAACGTTTCTCGCAACTATGGAGGACTATATAAAAGAAGCACCGCAGACGAGTTCTATAACGGATAATAGACTGGTGAGAAGACCATCATACAAGTGTAGATCTGAGGTAGGATGAATGGTGCCATAACATAATTATGCTATTCTTGCACATAATGTGTAGGAGTATGGGGAGACGGAAAACGAATCAGAAGAAGGTGATGAGGAAGAATCTCAAGTAGAAACTGAAAATCAAGTTCaagataaagaagaagaagatgttgtcatagaagaggaagaggagcCATTTCAGACCGAACCAACGCCACAGGAAACTGAAGAGCCCATTGATCTGCTTGTGAGTTTCTTTGTAATTTCTAGTACagtgtatttattttgcaGGATCCTTTAGCCTAAATTGTTATGCAGGGTTTGAGTGAAGTAAATGAAGAGGCCTTAAAAATAGAGGAAAACAATGCATTTGCCCTTGCAATCTTTGAACCTGGTGAGTCATGCATGCCTCGGGGATTTGTCGTTCcatctaatttaaaataagtgataGTAGTTGGTTGTCTTGAGCAGATGCCAATCCACCTTCATCTAGCAATGCCCTAGCTGAAATTGGAAGCACAAGTGGTTGGGAATTGGCTATTGTTGAGGCCCCAAGCAATATgaccaaaccccaacaactCGCACAACCACAAATGGTATGTCACGTTAGTGGTGCACATTAAATTGATGATAATGAGGCAAATGTTATGATGGTTTTGTCATCAGGCTGGGGGCTTCGACAACCTACTGCTGGATAGCCTGTACGAAGACTCTGCGGCTCGGAGAACCATGGAGCTGCACAGTGCAGGATACAACACGAGCTACGCATATAACCAGAGCATGCAAATGACTCCATTTGatcatcaacaacaacacTTTGACCCTTTTGCCATGTCAAACAACATCCCGCCTCCGACAAATGTGCAAATGGCTCTCATGGCGCAGCAGGGTCAGCAAATGACGATGCTtcaacaacgacatcaacttATGCCAACGCCGGAGGTGCCGGGCATGGAACCCTATAATCCTTATGCAACTCCTCCTCAACAGGCGGGAGGCTACTTCAATCCTTTTAGTGATCCCTTCCACTTTCCACAGCCGCCACATGGGgaaaataataggagtaataataataataatacattcATCTAATTCATTCTTCTTCTGCTTTATTCGTCAAGGCCTTGTTTACTTTTATTGATTGGACGATAGATATCCAagatatatatttcaaattgtaTTAGTATTACGTTACAAGTGttacaaaattcatgattCCCAAGATGGGTTAAACTTGAACCATGATCGGAAACCGAAGAGAAATTAAGAACACGATCTAACCCAACCcaactcatttttcctttGACAAAACattatttacatgttttttGGTGTACACTtagcctattttaattattagttatagaattttaaaataccaAATACCAAATATtacataatcaaattttaaaaatgaacatTAATTATACACCAAAGATATGCAATATACCGCGTGCGTGCTCTTATCCACTTCCGTTGGCACCCACCATTTGTTTATATTCgtcgctctctctctctttgaaTTTCATCATCAGAATCGAGATGGCTATGTCTGGAATTCTCTCCAAATCCCTCGCCCGCGCTTCTCTCGCTCCCTCAAACGCCCTAATCAcccaccaccgccaccgctCCACCAAACCCGCCCGCGCTCAGCTCATCGACCTCGACCTCGACCTCGACTCCGATTCACCCGACCCCGACGCTGTTTCCCTCGGCGTTAAGAGGCTCCAGGACGCCATCCACAGCATCATCGTCCGCCGCGCCGCCCCCGATTGGCTCCCCTTCCTCCCTGGCCACTCCTATTGGGTCCCCCCACGCGCCGCCTCCAAAAACCACCATCCATTCTTGTCCGAGGATGAGCACATGTCCCTTTTATCGCCCAACGGCTGGCCTTCCTCCACCTATTTTATTCAAGGTAATCAAATTCTATTTCATCAAATCCATAATCTTGGCCTATTTCGATTGAAGTTGATTCCCTCTAGAATGCTAAGAATGGTAAACTTGAATTGGATAATTGGAATAAGAtggtgatttttatttattgattttcgGTGTGTTCGATATTCATATTGACAATTTGGGCTTGTTATGTGGCGAAAACCAAACGTATCGGATTTGATCTCTTGCTTAATCCTTACAAACAAATACACAGATAACATGTAGGGGAGGTTCTAACATGTTTATTTAAGATACTGGTCATATAGTTTTAGGTATGCTCTGGAGATATTATTGGCATATTCATGCTTTAGTTAGAGACTCTGTTCCACATGTTCTTACGCTTTATTAGAAGCATCGCACTTCATGTCTTGCAGACTTGCACAGATCTGACATCTCACTTCTTTCTTTaccatatttaatttgaattcgATACAAAGTAAATTAGTTGAAATATGCGAATGTGGTGTTTGCAACTCTAGGTACTTCACCACAACATCCAATCCCAATGCTTATACTTTCAGACACTTCTAGCTCCAAGGATGAACCTTGACTGCCATTCAATTCACATCAGGTTGGGAATGTTGCTTTTGGTGTTCTTTAATGATCTTGGGTCATCATTCAAATAAGTTTGTCCCTTTTTCTTTTGACAGGGTTGCCGTAGTTGTACATATGAAAAGCATGGAAAAGGTGAAGGCAGAGTCAACTTGAAGGAAGAACAGAGATTGAATTTGCATTAGCATGTCCCCGGGAAAGTGTATTCGAGCAGTACCTGAATAGAGAATGTATATACTTAATGTTATTCTAGTAAAATAGTTATATAGTATGATGAAAGCTGAGctcattaaataaattgctcctttttcacaaaaatattctatttatgtCGTCTTACAGAACTGAATGCTGTTGTTGTACGCACCAACTTTACTTCGTGAAATATATTCTACTTATTTTTCACCTGAATGTGCACTACAGACTCTTATACAGCCCAGTCAGGGTAAATTGTTGGATGAAACAGATGGTTTGActacaaataattcacaacTTTTGCTGGATATGTATTTGGTAAACattaacttttatttcaataatgtTTGTATATACAACCACACAATAGTAATACAAAATTTGATGGGATACAATAGAAGCCTTAATAGGACCATTTATTGTGTTTACTCGACAGGGATATActtaataatcaaatttacATATTAGTAATAGCATCAAAATCACATCTCCGAGAGAAGATTGCTGATCTTTCTGAGCTCTTTGAGTGCAGCCGTGGCTGTAACTTGTCCTTTACCGACAAGACCATTCTTCGACAAGTTCTCCGAGGACCCTCCAACTTGACCACCACGATCCTGCTGGAACACAGACTCGAGCACCTGCAAGGTTCAAATGTTAGAAGATGCCGTCGCTACACTACACAGATTATATAACCAAACATGGGAAAGACCTTTTACAGACAACATGGTCAAGCTTGCTGCTCTTAATGAAATTCCTTGAATTTCTCAAATAAACCCAGTTTCATTTCCATACCCAATTAGTATATGTGAACAGATCAAGGAAGAAATAAATGTGACAATTATGACAATAGAAACTAGACTAGAGTACTGAGACCCTTTGTCCCTAACACAAAAACTTAAGCACGGTTTAGATAAGTACCTGAATGTTCTCAATCATGGATTGACCAATATTCTTCCAGCTAACCCTCAAATTTTGGTCCACTGTCTCCCCCTTGCTGGTTTCAGATGCGCGGTTACACCCATCGGCAGtggaaatatcaacaaaattgtTCTGATCACTTCCATTATCGCAAGCTTTTGCATCCTCAGGCACAGTTCTCACAGATGTGCCCTCGTTTACATTCCTTCCAAACTTCCATAACCACTGAAACTTCCCAGATAGATGTTTAATCTCCTTTATCCCTGTAGCTAATTTCCCTACAGCCTCATCATTTCCTGCTGAGTTTGATGAGCCGTCGTCATGGTGGCTTGAGACAGATACATGGGAGCATTCAGGATTATCTACACACGTCtgagtttcattttcatcaaatgGAGCACCATCTTGGTGACTCGAGACAGGCAGAGGGGAGCATTCAGGACCATTAACACATATCCGAGCATCATTTTCATCCATTGATGAGTCTGATGCAACACTACTTCTTTCCACTTCATTCTCATTATCACTACTTCTATGAATAGGACCAGAAGGCTCTGAGAAATTGGAAGAATTGTCTTCACTCCCAGCAGAACTTGATGAACTCTCATAGTTTTTATCAATTGCATCTTCTCTGTTGACATCCACCGAACCCCCGATGCCAACATCAGCATCAGACACTGTATCCTCTTTAGTATCTTCATCTGCTCCGAGCTGTCGTGCAAGATCATCCAACAAACTTCTCCTCACAAATGGCTTTGGAATTTTggttctttcatttttctttgatgGGGAAGGATCGGATTCAGTCCTAGACAAGCGGAGTCTTACTCTTTCGGACCAACCTTTTCTGCGATTTGGAACTTGATCTCCCCCAGCACTCAgcttattttcttcttttttatgcAAAACTCTCCATTTCTCTTCCCAGTAGCTATCAGGTACCACAGTTAGAGGAgtatttggagaagaagaatccAGAGAAAGGCTATGACCCCTAGTTACGTTTGACTTCCTTCTGTCATATAACTCAGATTGAATTGGCACAGGGTTTAACTTGTTTGCATCTCTGGCGGTGGCATGCAAGGATTTTGCCTTCGCCAACAGCTTTGCAAGTTTAGTATCATCAGGAAAATTCAACAATCTCTGAAGACAGATAGTAGCATTCTCAGTGGCAAGCAATGAAGACCTCAAGTTAAGTATCATAGAAACTGCAAAAGCGCATATGAATGCTCCCCTAGGTGACTCGAGAAGTGCAACGTTGGATTCAGCATCACAAGCAACAGCAGGACTAGACACCGTATTTTCATGTGCAAAGATTTCATCCCAGATAACCAGAAGCTCTTCCAAAGAAAATTCACGTCCAAATAATACCCGTAGCCAGCGAAGTGCAAAATATTGGGGTTCAACTCCCAACTCTACAAGGTGAGCATGAAGAGATGAATCAACATTGTAAAGCAAGTGATAAAAGGCAGAAGAAGCCTCAATTACAGGAGGGGGTCCGGTATGTGGCTTTCCAGAAGGATGAGAGTAAAACTTGGCCATTGCTATGGGACCACCAGATCCACTCATTAAAGAATCAAACATGGAATAGGCATCATGTTCCATAAACTTCTCAGACAAGACAATGCCAAGTTCACCTTCTGCTCCATAGGCATCATTTAGTAAAACTGTAGTTTGAATCTCAGGATCAAGTTCACAGAGACTACTAGCTTTTGCAGAAGTGTTTTCAAATCCATTATTATCTCCCTCGGAGTCTGAGAATTTCTTGAAGTCAAATTTGTATGTCAAGTCATTTTCATGAAATGAGAAGCCATCAAATTTATCAACAAAGTGGTCAGCATATGTTCTTTTCACTTCTGACAGATTTTCCACATCAACATGAAGAACATATAACAGGGGAGCCAAGATCTCATGCATGCCTGAAAGTACAGTTTAGAGAGACGCATCAGTACCAAAGGCTAAAagattaaacaaattttccaaaattcagAATGTactacatttaaaaaatatacgcTCATTGGTCTCATTTAACAATAACCTTCTAAATGTAAACATCTTCCGCAAACTGGAGGACCAGAAAGAACAGATACAAACAATATTAACCTACCTTGTCTGTAGCCATATTCTGGGTTTCTAAGGCACCAGAGCAGCAAAATCCGCCTTAATATGCCTTGGCATACACTTGTCTGGAAATAGCTGTCTCTTTCAGGATACAAGCGCGTCAAATCTTGATCCAACATTCTCTCCAGTTCAGCATTTTTGAAGAATCGACCCCACATGCTATCTAAGAGAGGGCACACCAGTTACAAATAGCTCAGTAACGCAGAAAGTATTTCAGCAAGACCAAAACACATGAAAGCCTAAGCCAAGGCAGATGACAACGTGAGAGTTTTTATGTCACTGATGAAAAGAATacaaattttagtatttcagcaagtaaaaataaagaaaatcgGCATGCCTAACCAAAATCCCCCAAACTAGAATCAGGACGTCAATAATATTGCAGGAAAACAGAAGTCACGTAGACTCATCAAAATCCTACCTGGGTTTTGGGATAGTGGATTGTCCATGACACGATCAGGAGAGCTACTTCCATCTTTCGGTATGTGTGGATCAACTAGAAGCTGTCTTCTTAACGCAGCATACCTGCATCATCACGAATCCAATTCAAGATTACATCAACCAGAAACGGAGAGAAAAACGTGGCCAACTTCCAGTTTTCAGATGATTCCACAATTTGATTGATATTCTTTCagatttaaatcaaattacagAGTAGCATAAGTACAAATTGTGAAGGATTGATTGATTTAGTCCTTTTAAACCCCCCAATACCTGCTAAACTCGATCAAAATTGAAGCGCCGAGACATTAAATTGGTGATAATAAATACAACCGCGAAAAGTTAATAACGACTGACAAATTCGTATGACCTACTGAAAAGAGTGACATCTCTTCAATCATTGGTCTAAAAAACTACGAATAATAACTAAGACTTATAATATCAAAAAGCTATGCGTTTACCTTCTCCGAGAATTAGCGGTAATCCGGCGAAGATCGTCGACGGAGGCCGAAGGATAAGATGGTAAAATCCCCAAATCAATACGCCACCTTACGCCTCTGAAATTTCTAAAGGGGCGCGAACCTCCAGAACACGACTCCGTTTCAACTATCTCTGTATCTATGGAAACCTGTGACATGTGTGAGTCTTCTTCCACCGGTTGTCTTTCTCTGTTTTCACTTTTCAGTCAATCCAGCTCAAACTATCCAGAATCCAGCACACGAATCGCAATTTTTAAGACAGAAATCGTCttagaaatggtaaaattggTAGAATTGTGGAACACCCACTAAATTCGTCTATATCATCAAGTAATAGACCTTGAATAGATCTCGATTCTCGAGAAATATTGCAGTTTAAGAATTACAGAGAATAGAAAAAGAGTACTAGCAGAGAAAAATCAgcaaaaatgtagagagagagttgaAGGTGCATCGAAAATCCGCAGCAGTGGAATTTCGgatggaaaaagaataagCTGAAAATGCCTTTTCAACCAGttttatacaattattataattccACTTTCAAGggatgttttttattttccctttcaTGGAAATACACTAGTActactctttattttattttgtgctgataaaatgttaatagtgaaatgtgaatattaattatcaaaaatagtaagagtagtaaaaattataagttgggagcaaaaatgaaattgaatggggaacaagggagtatatattttccaCCCGTCCTCAAATT harbors:
- the LOC125217798 gene encoding pathogenesis-related homeodomain protein-like isoform X1, producing MPGAAKRATRKKLHLEDDERTLENLKRELKPLYRPHASKSKNKAWEIKSGTKAASLSRCKGKSSGKDDENVSLKRRKVVKKTVVNRTITSKKQPSLGVLKDNSTNVSSKEGDKADDKYGISRKPKRRRKKTKNNMELDDASRLQRRTKYLLIKVKLEQNLIDAYSTEGWKGQSREKIKPEKELQRAKQQIFKCKLGIREAIRQLDLLSSEGRINDSAVAPDGSMHHEHIICVKCKLCEALPDNRIIHCHGTCNCAFHQKCMDPPLSPENTMLLVPPGDEGWFCKFCKKKTEILEATNAHLGTHFPLDSNWQDVFKEEAELPDGVNSVLFQEEEWPSDDSADDDYDPDRNECSCSGNMSTSKSDASQYSSSFLGSLEDEDERFEVRSNRSFDENLESIGADTDEIHNGGVVSHPRQRPAVDYIELYNEMFGKNPTESEQISEDEDWGPTKRKRKAKETNAASTLMALGETDNKFSVETLSYLKEKQLTKMMRRPICRLPHVAVEKLRLVFSENELPERAVRVSLSEQLGLELEKVNKWFKNARYLALKERKQTGRAEVAVSPGIQKESSSDTEEGVWDQISSRNGTAPVKSKISKGFPQQRNTHLLNHSYKIKQQRKPLLQSAIRNQMSVDLGDDVSLKHVRNKAKEAKKKLDCKSQGGMLEAEKKMKRLCEIKSRVEKLHQLLLELPCSRIGKARGNNSGDRSLLFVPIAELKEKR
- the LOC125217798 gene encoding pathogenesis-related homeodomain protein-like isoform X2 — protein: MPGAAKRATRKKLHLEDDERTLENLKRELKPLYRPHASKSKNKAWEIKSGTKAASLSRCKGKSSGKDDENVSLKRRKVVKKTVVNRTITSKKQPSLGVLKDNSTNVSSKEGDKADDKYGISRKPKRRRKKTKNNMELDDASRLQRRTKYLLIKVKLEQNLIDAYSTEGWKGQSREKIKPEKELQRAKQQIFKCKLGIREAIRQLDLLSSEGRINDSAVAPDGSMHHEHIICVKCKLCEALPDNRIIHCHGTCNCAFHQKCMDPPLSPENIPPGDEGWFCKFCKKKTEILEATNAHLGTHFPLDSNWQDVFKEEAELPDGVNSVLFQEEEWPSDDSADDDYDPDRNECSCSGNMSTSKSDASQYSSSFLGSLEDEDERFEVRSNRSFDENLESIGADTDEIHNGGVVSHPRQRPAVDYIELYNEMFGKNPTESEQISEDEDWGPTKRKRKAKETNAASTLMALGETDNKFSVETLSYLKEKQLTKMMRRPICRLPHVAVEKLRLVFSENELPERAVRVSLSEQLGLELEKVNKWFKNARYLALKERKQTGRAEVAVSPGIQKESSSDTEEGVWDQISSRNGTAPVKSKISKGFPQQRNTHLLNHSYKIKQQRKPLLQSAIRNQMSVDLGDDVSLKHVRNKAKEAKKKLDCKSQGGMLEAEKKMKRLCEIKSRVEKLHQLLLELPCSRIGKARGNNSGDRSLLFVPIAELKEKR
- the LOC125217798 gene encoding pathogenesis-related homeodomain protein-like isoform X5; translation: MPGAAKRATRKKLHLEDDERTLENLKRELKPLYRPHASKSKNKAWEIKSGTKAASLSRCKGKSSGKDDENVSLKRRKVVKKTVVNRTITSKKQPSLGVLKDNSTNVSSKEGDKADDKYGISRKPKRRRKKTKNNMELDDASRLQRRTKYLLIKVKLEQNLIDAYSTEGWKGQSREKIKPEKELQRAKQQIFKCKLGIREAIRQLDLLSSEGRINDSAVAPDGSMHHEHIICVKCKLCEALPDNRIIHCHGTCNCAFHQKCMDPPLSPENTMLLVPPGDEGWFCKFCKKKTEILEATNAHLGTHFPLDSNWQDVFKEEAELPDGVNSVLFQEEEWPSDDSADDDYDPDRNECSCSGNMSTSKSDASQYSSSFLGSLEDEDERFEVRSNRSFDENLESIGADTDEIHNGGVVSHPRQRPAVDYIELYNEMFGKNPTESEQISEDEDWGPTKRKRKAKETNAASTLMALGETDNKFSVETLSYLKEKQLTKMMRRPICRLPHVAVEVNKWFKNARYLALKERKQTGRAEVAVSPGIQKESSSDTEEGVWDQISSRNGTAPVKSKISKGFPQQRNTHLLNHSYKIKQQRKPLLQSAIRNQMSVDLGDDVSLKHVRNKAKEAKKKLDCKSQGGMLEAEKKMKRLCEIKSRVEKLHQLLLELPCSRIGKARGNNSGDRSLLFVPIAELKEKR